GAGTGCTGTATTAAagaatattaatggaaagttgggtGGAAGGAGAACAGAAACAGGTGTGCAAGTGGAGACACAATTTATGAAATTGCAGTCGTCCTCACAGCTTTAGTGTATACATCATCTCAGCTGAAGGAATGCTTGGATGTAATATTTGGGAGCTCATAATACTTAAGGTGCCATACATTCAATCTTAAACAGTTGAATGGACTTTCAGTGCCTCTTATAATGACACTTGATATAGGTAGGGGAAAGGAGTATTGAGGAAATTGAGGATTTATTTCAATTGCCATCTTCATTTCAATATTCAAAGATAATGCACCAATATTGTGTTCTCCTATGATTGTGTATCTTTATGATAGAACTGCTGTGTTGCTTCTGTTAAGCCACCACTACATCTTATCTGGACTAAGGAGAAaaattgcatttcatttggaaatcaaggtcgcAGACGAAGAGTGGACAGGCATACATCTAAGTTAGTTGATGTCTTGGTTTTATGACCATTGTATGACTGAGCTTGATTGagcagcaaactggcctgaccaaAAGCCTGTAGAGAATGTGTAGCGTATTGTCAAGAGGCAGATGAGAGACACTAGAGCCAAGAATGCAGAGAAGCTGAAGGCTTCTTTCAAAGCAACCAAGGGCTTCCTTAAGACCTTAGCAATGCTACATGCTATCAGTATCAGTAGGCCAATCCTGTATTAAACCCGTTTTTTATTCACCTTTTctaatattcagattttctgtCGGACAAAATTTTGGCTCTTCATTAAccgtaagccataatcatcaaaatgagctggcaaaaaataaatggaaccGATCACTTTGTGTGGAAAGTCTCTACATTTGTTTGACGTTTTTATGAAATTGCCTGAAAAAATTAACTCcctgatgatattctaatttatttaaatgcacatttaaaatagcctttaaaataaatatgtactTTGGAAGCTAATCATCAGTTTTACACTGCATTTTACAGAACATAAGGCActagttagttacagttacagtatatttctgcttttgcaGCAAACATCTCACTTGATATACATATGCACCACTTTCCAATTCAAATTAATTTGTATTCATTTCTGTGTAAACGGAGTGGCCTGCTGCAAAAGGACAGCAATTCTCTGTGTTAGATGGATAATGGAACCCACAAACAAAAAGATCAGATCGTAAATAAGTCTAATAATGTAAAGTACAAAATCTTGAAAAGGCTTGAGCTGGAGAAGCTGTGTAGCTATCTAATGGTTCTGCTCTTGATGTTTGCCTTATGGCAGAAGCTCGAAAAGTTAATGGAGTGTGTGTGATGAGTCTCTGACAAGTTCCTGTAGCAGCTCTGAAACAGATCCTGGACAAAAGTGTATGGGCACTCCAGTGACCATTTCAGCTCTTGTCACCATCCTCTGCAGGGCCCTGTTTGCCATATTGCAGCTGCAGTACCAAGCTCAGAATTCGAGAGCCGTTTTAGAGCACTGATGTGCTGGTGTGCCTGCGACTGACACAAAAATGCAACCTGAAAGTGTGTCATTGATTTTAGGGGAATATGTTGATACAGCCAATaccgcagttggtagcaccgttgccttgcagcaagaaggtcatggGTTTAATTCCCGccctgggggtctttctgcatggagtttgcatgttcccccatgcgatggattggcaacctctcctgcccatagactgctggagataggcaccagctccctcatGAACCAGAatagaagaagcaggtatagaaaatggatggatgttgatGCAGCATATAGCTGCATGCATCAGGACAGGTTATCTCACAGCAGGTTCATTAAAGTTAATGTTTGCGCGTCTGTTGGAATTTATGGTATCTACAGCTACACAGTAAGAAAACCTCTTTgtactgcaaaaagaaaaagaaaacatcgaCTGTCTTCAAGTCCTCATAACTCTGTAAGCACAGCTGTCTTCCTGTCTGTGTTATAGAAAGAAGCTGTGAGTCTATTTTAATTTTTGCGAGGGAGGTGGATGTTACAGACATCTTTATGACGTTGGCGGAACAGAAGGGGAGCTGACTCACTTCGTTCTGGCAATTATTTCCCTCATATGGACTCTGTGTCGGCAGTGTGGATGAATGAGGAGGGTGGTGGCGTTGTTTATGTAAGAATGgaagaaaatgaaagttttgTTTGAGCCTCTTGTAATCAAATTGTAGAAAATCACTGGCACAAAtgttagttttgtgttttaggTGAGGTCAGAGTACCTTTGTgcaaattaaaatgtgtcagtGAAGACCCGCTTCTAGAACTGAGCTGTTGTCGTTGGCTGTGCTCTAAACTCAGGGGAATTATCACCGATCTTGGCTTTCCAGCATGGCAGCGTCACTCTCGGAGTTCTGTTGTATGTGATGGAGCAGAGCTCTGATTTGCTTGCTGTTCTGCTGTCGCACATGATGACATCCAATCTTCAGTCCATGTGGGTTTACAGGATCTGCTGAGAAATGAAACTGCATTGCATCAGGTAGAAATGCAGCAGTCTCTCAACAGTTTCTTTGAGTGCAGGATTTTCCTCTTCCGTTGCTGTTTTGTGCTACTTGCCACTCGGCTCAGCAACTCCTGCGTTATCCGTGGTGTCAGTCTTGCTCTGTTGGATATTCAAACCTGTTTCCTTCTTCACAGAGGACATTTTTGGATGCACAGAAAGCAGCAATTGAAGACTTTGCcatgaataaaaacaagagGGACAGAGAGTTCTACAGCGTAGACGTTGGAGATTCAACATTTACAGTATTGAAGCGATACCAGAATCTAAGACCCATCGGCTCAGGAGCGCAGGGAATCGTCTGGTGAGTGGTTCAGCATCATCCTTATCCTGCTAACACCAGCGCTGTGAAAAAAATGGGTTACACTTTTCTACACGTCACTGAAACATCTGTGAGAATCAACAAACATTTGTTTAGAGAAGTACTGAGAAATCGGCTCATGACTGGAATCAGATGAGTTTTCAGTTTGATCGACCCTGACCAGAGTTTAGCTGGTCAGAAACCCAAAAAATCTGGTCTTTTTCCAATTAGTGAACACACCAAACTAAGCAGTACAAAGTGGTGCTGTCCATACCACTTTTTAATGTGGATGTTGTTAAAGAGTGATTAAAGCTAAATGGAATCTTACATACGAtatgccttttttttctttaaatgcatCAAGAAATGTAGTGCTAAACGGAACTGGACAATTTCCTGCTCGATTTGCCCTTACACGTATTCAGCCTGTCACAAACCTAAATGTCAGACTATGTTGGCaaccttggaaaaaaactatccGGTTCTTCAGTCTTCTTAAATTAAAGTTACAAAAGAGAAATTGGAATTGCCTAATATCGGAATTGTCAAGCCGAACCTGTACAAAAGCCCAATTGTGGAACAAAATTGCCCATAAAAGTCTGAGCGGTGCATCTCTgcgttttatttctgtttcgaCACATTTGGTAGTGTAAAAACCAGGATGTCAGCTGTTACTCTTTTTGATGCATTTTTCTTGCTATCTTTTCCTTTCAGCTCTGCTTATGACCAAATCCTTGAACGAAATGTTGCCATCAAGAAACTGAGTCGACCCTTTCAGAATCAAACCCATGCCAAGAGGGCATACAGAGAGCTagtcctaatgaaatgtgtcaatcACAAAAATGTAAGTGTGCAACTATTTTAACATGCAATGCATTTCATAAGTAGGGGGCACAGAAAAGTGTATTTGTATGCACTGAGCATATTTAAATTGATGTGAAATCAtaactaaatatatttttcttatgACATATTTACAGATCATTGGCTTATTAAATGTATTCACACCACAAAAGTCACTAGAAGATTTCCAAGATgtgtaagtaaataaaaatagccTGTGCTGTTACTGGAATCAGACCATGCCGTACGTGTTGCCAAAATGATTCCCTGCCAGGATCATAAACCCTTTTCTGTTCTGTCAGATATTTGGTGATGGAGCTGATGGACGCCAACCTGTGTCAGGTCATCCAAATGGAGCTGGACCACGAGAGGCTGTCCTATCTGCTCTATCAGATGCTGTGTGGCATCAAGCACCTTCATGGTGCTGGGATCATTCACAGGGTGAGTTGCAGCTGGCTACGAATACACAGCCTGAAGTCAGGCCAATGTTCTGAAGTGTGAAGTCCTGAGCTGGTAAACTTGCTGTGATACGTGACACTGAAGTCTGAGGGCAAACAGTCTACTGGCACCATTACGGGATTACAGGATGAATTTAGTCCTTTAACTAGTGACACATGCATTTAGAAAACTCAGTGTACAATGTAAAGTAGCTAGTTGGTATTGTAATGATATTTGCTAAAAATGTGCATGGATAAAATTTAAACAGTCTGAGGCTAAAATCAAAGCACTCAATCTCTGTAAAATGCCCTtgaacaaaacacagaatttcCTGCAGCTTTTGTGTAGCTGACATCAGCTGATATGTCAATGACAGGTAGATGTATCATTTTGCCATATGCATCAGTAGCTAGAAGGGCACCCAGAGAGCATATCCTCTACGAAGGCCACTGCCTATCTCTTTTAGTTTGAAAGGAAACGGGCTTTATCCGCACCCAGTTTGCCCAAGCAAGAAACAGCACAGATCCTGTAATAGTGGGATTCTCAGTTCAGTGTCAGATATAGCACCCTTCACACTCACTGGGACCCCTGGTTTaagatatgtaaaataaaatgtcttggCATACTTTCACACTGAAAGTTTTTGAAAAATCCAACTTGTCATTTGAGTACACTGTTTCAGAATCACTTCTCAAGAATTCtaagtaaatatttttacacTAAATCAAGTACATGGGTTCTTGGTTATTGAATGGTACTACAGCTAAGCATGCAGAGAGAGGGTCATTCTTTTTTGCAGTCTAGGTCATCCAGAGTCCTACATCCTCTTGACATGTCACCATGCACACTTTGAATGATTATCCTCCTGAAAGACACAAatgacacattttcagttttctggccaccagatttttatttaaaagttaaaatgcCATGGTACTTGCTTGATATCACACTATATAACAAGCCTTCCAAGGATTTTAAAAGAGatacaggcccacagcattacagatcctccaccatatttAGCGGTGGGCATGAAGCACATGAGAAACACCAAGAGTATTTGCTGCTCAAAATCTCAATGTTCCACATTTTTACATAAATGTTTAGATTTGCTTGGCACCAAGATGCCacttgttttgttcctgaagctttggagattttttttatttattccccTTACCATGCTTCTCACTGTGCATGGCAAAAAGAGATCACCTTGGCTCCTCTGACTGCAAATTAAATGGTAGTTTAGATGAGTAGTAGCCATTTCCTGACTTATAAAGATTAACCCACATATGTCCTAAGTGAATGGCATGTTCTTGTgttttttcctattttgaagagtTGCTAAGAGAAATTTGCTTATCAAATATAAACAATGTATTGGAAGAAGAAGTGACAATTTCTAAAAAGCTGTAAAtctaaaatgatttgttttgcttggaggaaaaacacattaacaaAGATTTTAACTCCAAAAACCATGGGATGGGAAACATTCAGGTGTTTGGAAGTAATATATACTATTTATCTGGTAGTTTTGATTGACAGAATACAAATTATCTGGTCAATATTTTCTAATTTGGCCTCATTTTGGTTTCATTGTTGtgattaaaatgcttttttcccttttgccagaGCTTCTATTCGAATGCCGAACAAATTTACtcataaagtaaaaacaaatattaaaaactgaTTAATGTCCTTGTAGGATCTGAAGCCTAGTAATATAGTTGTCAAGTCTGACTGCACGCTGAagattttggactttggctTGGCTCGGACGGCAGCCACAGGCCTCCTGATGACGCCATATGTGGTTACACGCTACTACAGAGCACCAGAAGTTATCCTGGGCATGGGCTACCAGGCCAATGGTGAGTGATCAGTTTAATACAGCATCTGCTGACCAGTCAGTGGAGTCACTGTTTATTTTTAGtgaaaataaacatatatatatatatatatatatatatatatatatatatatatatatatatacttttaagataatttattttattatttatgtccATTGACTTGAAACTAAATCTTGCTGTAACTAATCCATTTGATgcctgttgtaaaaaaaaaaaaaagaagagttcATTGTAAGAAAAGGTTCACTAACAAGCCTCTTACATGTAACTAACTTTTTGCTATGCATTCCTTCTTTTACTGGCTTTGGTTAATGTGGTCCACTTCATTAGTGGACATATGGTCTGTGGGCTGCATTCTGGCAGAAATGGTTCGCCATAAAATCCTTTTCCCTGGAAGGGACTGTATCCTTCTGTCTGCTGAATATTTCCTCTATGTTAACAGTCTTCATCAAGTCTGTATTGTTTCTGTCAGACCTTTTCCttgtttgcttttaaatatatttcattgtaCATTACATGAAAATGCTAATTTATACAAATCAGCTCAGATCTGGTAGGTAGTGGGAtgccagtttttgcttttttatgtaCCTAGTAGTGCTCTCTGGCTTTTCTCTCTCATGCAGCTCACTCATTGCTGAATGGTCTCCATTTTCCTCTTTGCACCTCTGccattctcttttcttttctcctatttggttttactgatttttttctctctttattatttatttgcatgTCCACCCGTCTGTCTTCCTAATGTCCACCCCCAGTGGATGTGTGGTCAGTGGGCTGCATTGTGGCCGAGATGATCAGGGGGAGTGTGTTGTTCCCTGGCACTGATCGTATCCTTCCCTTCATTGATCAACATGTCATCATTTCATTAGGAAGGTATCCACCACCATCATGAAAGCTTCTTCTGTTGTTGTCTTATTCTATCCATCACATTCTCCATGACCTACATTGCTTGCACTGCTGCACCCACCTATGAAACCTTGAAGCTACATTATGTGATAAATGGTACTAGTAAGTGTGTAGTATCTGTTTCTCTTTTAATGAAGGGCTCAGATTAGTTGAAAAAGATGTAGGTGTTTTGGTCCTGGTATCAACATGGACAAAGCAGTGAGTTCAAATCAAGGATTAATTTGGTACTTCTTGGAAAACCTAATCggacgttttttgttttgtttttttgacattGAGCTCTATGGAAAGTTAGATGAGATCTTTTTGCTACTAAGGCATGTAGCTCAAAATGCTTAAGACATGGGTATTTGAAAGTTAAACTGCGTGAAAGATGACAAATTTTCATACATCTTAATATATAGATTATTTATATTGTTTGAAGTGTGTCAGTAGGAAGAATTAGTTTGAAAAATTTGTGGACTCCAGAAGTTCAGCTGCACACCAAAGTGGGTGATGTCATCAGCTTTGGGtggtttctttaaataattttatgaaaatattaaaagttaccaaaaaacacaataacCAAGTGTCTTGTGATCCATTTAAAGTTTGAATGGTACTTCTAGGTGAGGGTAAGGATAAGTAATAACCCAAGATGTTCGAATAATTTGTaagctttttcctttcatttttacaGGAAGTAATTAGAGCTATACAATATAATGAACTGCTATCGTTGTTGCAATATCCCGTTCGTGAATGACTGATAGGATGTAGTATTGGGAAGGATATTATTCCCTGTTATGAAAATCGATGTATTGGTCAGGACTCTAGCTGTTCTTAATAATCccacctgatttaaatttttattgctAAGATACTAAAGCTCACGATAATGGTGGggacattgtttttattagttaaaaaagaaaagaatgtgaaaaaatgGGTTAATCGATGTCATTGTTGCAAATTTTAACAATTGAACGgtaattattttatataatatatattctatattttgaatgcttcatggCATCCACGCAATCAAAGTGGCAGTGTTGACTCTTGGTTGGAGTTGTTTGTGTCAATATGGTTGGCTTTTGCTACATCAGGGCTAAGCATTATGGCCTATGTGGTCAAGTCTGGTCAAAGAACATTGCTACAGAAGTGGTGCGTTCTGTTCAGATACGAATTTACAGATATAAGCCATGCTGCCTTGTTTTATAGCAAAAGCCCTTTTACACAGCATACTTCTTCATGCTGCATATTGCATTGGTttataaaaaagattaaaactacTGTTAATCGTTGCTGTGGACCTTGTGCTCctaacgtgtgtgtgtgtgtgtgtgtgtgtgtgtttctgtttatataaACTCAAGGAGAGCTGCCTGTGTGTGCACCTCAAAGCCAAGTTAAATGTCACGCTGCCCTTCTGGAGTGCTACAGTAtcagtgtgtttctgtgttcgtGTGAGGTGCTTTCCTTTAACATTTCCACTTCAGATATTGACCAGTGGAACAAGGTGATTGAGCAGCTAGGCACCCCATCTCAGGATTTTCTAATGAAGCTGAATCACTCGGTGAGAACATATGTGGAGAACAGACCACGGTATGCAGGATACACTTTTGAGAAACTGTTCCCCGATGTGCTCTTCCCTGCCGACTCAGATCACAACAAACTGAAAGGTATATATAGCATCCTTTATATAATAAAACCACAATTCTAacaataatttatcatttttctGTAAGTGCTTGTTGTATCTACCCACAGCAAGCCAAGCCAGAGACCTGTTATCCAAGATGCTGGTGATTGATGCGTCAAAGCGCATCTCTGTGGATGAAGCCTTGCAGCACCCGTATATTAATGTTTGGTATGATCCTGCTGAAGTGGAAGCGGTAAGTGAATCACTGGAGGGATGAACAGAATACGCAAGTGTTTATTACACTGCATAAAGTGGGAGGTTGGCATTTCTCTTGCTCTACCAGGGTGCCATTCAAGCCAATTtagcttttcttttctgttttttcagccTCCTCCAAAGATTCCTGACAGGACACTGGATGAAAGAGAGCATACTGTGGAGGAGTGGAAAGGTCAGACATCCTGCTTAGCTTTCTAGCTCTGCACTTAACAAATTCACTTGTCAGATGGCTTAGTctgaaacacaaataaaaatgcatcaaGGTCTCTAACCTTAAAGTGAATGTTTTTTCCTTGCTTTTACTGTTTAAGAGGAGTAAAAGGCAGTTGAATAAAACTATTTTGTAACGTTGCAACCACAAtcttaaatatatttcattataattgtgaagtaggaGGAAAATGATTTACATTTTCCAAATTTACAACTAGAAATTTAGAAAttgtggcttgcatttgtatttgaaTCTTTAATAAACAGAGTAGATGCATCTTTTGGTACAATAAGAGCAATATATCAAGCGCTGTCAGACTGGAGGGAAAGCGTATTTTCAAATATTGTCCCAGATTTCCAATTTAATTTAGGCctggattttgactgggccattctagacCATAGggttttgcagcttctaaccgATTTTctcatatttagctccatctatcatCAATTGTGGCCAAGCTGCAAACAAGGCCTCCTTTAGCTTTATTtcaacaactttcttttcgccactcttccataaggtccagattttgcaaaaaagcacaactaatagttgtcatgtTGACAGGTTCTCTCACCTGGGCTGTGGATCCCTGTggaccatgggcctcttggcttcttctctgattagTGCTCCTCTTGGCCGGCCTCTTAGTTTAGGACGGACATGTCTTAGTAAGTCTAAAGTTGTGAAATACGACTTACTTTTGGAtggtggattgaacagtgctctgttaggCATTTAATAATCTAACCCTGCGTTAAACCTTGCCATAACTTTATCCCTTCGCGGGTTGCTTCTTGGCAATAGTGTTTCTCACATAAATGGTGCCGTGGACGAGCCTCAATACAATTCAGTGCAAAAATAATCTATGATTCTGGGTCAGGATAAAATGCAGTTCAGTCCCACAGAGGGCAGGTAACCCAGTCTCCCTATTCTCAGTAGCAAGCAGGTTGATGCCTACTTAATACACCAGGGTTATACAGAAGCAATAGAAAACTGGTTCAGGGCACATTTGACATACAAGTTATCTGAATCTCATGTGCTTCCCCTTTCTAATGCTGCCCTGGGTAACTGCCCACATGGCCTATAAGAAAAACTGGTTTTGTTCCTTGgtttttatgatgctgtttattctgAAATCTTCTCAAACAAATCTCAAacgccttcacagaacagctccatttatactgagaataagTTAGACACAGGAGGACTcgttttactaattaggtgacttctggagGAAGTTTTACTAGGTTAGTGGTATCAGGGTAAAGAGAGTTGAACATAAATGCATGTAACACTTGTCAGATTTTATAATTTCCCCTCCACTACTTTCATCACATgacattccaataaaatacacagaagtttgtgattgtaacatgacaaaatgtagttCAAGAAGTaagaaaacttttgcaaggtactgtatgaAAAAGAATCACAACACTGAAAAACTGGATCATTTTTCCACATCtggatttgttttgtgttttaggcctagtttgtgtttttctgctgtGGGGAACATGATTCTGTCTGGCATAAGAAAGACTGTGATTAAATATCAGTTTCAGTCGTGCAGTAAGATGAGCTCATCTTAGTCCCTGTCAGGTGATAATGACCCCCTCACTCATTTTTAGAAGGGCAACACACCAGCATACCCAgtccaaattagaaatgtgaTGTAGTTTGAGCTGCACAGTGTGTTATTCCCCACAACCTTACACAAAAGATCTGATGTTCCTGAATACACGCATCAACGATTCCTCTtaatcctctttttttttttttcagagctAATTTATAAGGAAGTGATTGAATGGGAGGAACGAACAAAGAATGGAGTGATCAGAGGTCAACCCACTGCTTTAGGTGAGTAATCACTATAACTTAGGCTATGTAAGACATGGTAACACTAAATTACAGGATACATGATAATTTTAATTATATAAGCTTATGTAATTGGAGATTAAATATTTGGTAAAGAGTCTTTAGTTTGAAATGATGCCATATCAAGAACGAGGTGCTGTGCAGCCCCAATGGTAAACGTAGTGTGTTACCATAACAAtcaggaaaaaaacataaatcagcACTTTTCTTTCTATCAACCTCATTAGGAGTCACATTAACAATATTTGTACGATTGCTGAAACTATGTCTACATGTCTGTGATTGCCCAAAAAACCTGCAAACCCGGAAATAAACAGCTAGTATGAGATCTATTTCTATTTTAGACTTATACCTTTACTATGACAAATTTCTTCCTCCTCAAATATAATGCTGAATGCCAGAATTCAACACATTTTCTATTTAATAATTGATTTATTCTATAAATCTCTGATCCTATTTTTCTAAAGTTTTAACTTAGCGCATACTGTGTTTAATTCCCTATAGAACACCAGTTTAGCTATTTTCCCCTTGTTGAAACATAGATTTTTCAACCAAGGATTAGACTACATTTCAGCTACAGTATCATTCATGTAAGAACAACTGTTACTCGAGAAAGGTGTACTATTTCTATCTGTACCTTCGTTGCAATGGTTTAAATGGTTAGAATcctatttcatttttttgtttggttttatgcTTCATTTCTGTGGAAATGGCACTATGATTTCCAAGGACTgatatttaaaaggttttatgtGCATGACagagttaaaataaaatttataacgaataattacatttaaaaatgaaatctggAATTGTTATATACAACATTTTATGCCAGGACAGTTTACCAACActcaaataaatgaaatactAGCCTGATATAGTGTTGTGAAAAAGGTTTTGCCCCCTACagatttcatctgtttttgcttttttgtttcaattgtttgagatcattaaacaaattttaatatccgacagtttttatttccatgcaTTGGGAACATTGCACATTATATTCTAAAGCAAACtatgaagaaaaatgtattaatctTTTTATCACTttacagaaaatgaagaaaaatcaaTATTGGGCTGTTCAAAAAAATAGCAGtatctgcatttttttttacaaactcaAATATTTACTTTATAAACTGGAAAACTTTCAACAACTTTCTGGATTTATCATTcctgtgaatcactgaactAATATGTAGTTGTATAACGTCTGTTTCTGAAAACTGCTTCACATAAGTGCTGCATGGCGTCGACCAACTTCTGGCACCTTTGAACAAGTACTCCAACCCTGGATGATTTGACAATTCCTCTGCATTTCTTGGTTTTGCTTCAGAAACAGCCATTTTTATGTCACCCCACAAGCTTTCAATTGGATTAAGATCTGTGGATTTGGCTGGCCACTTCATAACTTTAATTGTGTTGGTATAAAACCAAGATACAGCCTGCCTACTGGTGTGTTtgggtttgttgttttgttaaaataccCATTTCAGGGGCATTCCCCTTTGGCATAAAGCAACTTGACCTCTTCATGTATTTTGATACATGCAAACTTATCCATGATCCTTTGTATGCAATAAATAGGCCTGATACCATagtaagaaaaacatccccatattATGTCTTTAGAGTGGACCGCGGCTTCAGTTCAGCGTTTGGGGGTCGTCTGACGAATTTCTGCAGCCCTTGGACCCAAAAAGAGCAATCTTACTTTTTTCATCACTCCACAAAATGTTTCCCAGTTTCTCTTTAGGCTAGTTGATGTGCTCTTGGACAAATAGTACCCTCTTCAGCAGTGGAACTTGGTGGGACCATAAGATTAGCTTCACGCAGGCGTCTTCTAATTGCCACAGTACTCCCAGTTAACTTCAGACCTTCTTTGATCACCCTGGACCTGATCATTGGCTGAGTCTTTGCCATTATGGCTATTGTCTGATCCATCTAAAAGGtagtcttttgttttcttcccaCACCTGTCTGGTTTTGCTTTCTATTTTAAAGCACTGGAGAGCATTTTGGCTAAGCAGCATATCATTTTCTGCACTTTACAAGTTTTCCCCTCTCCAATCAACATCTTAATCAAAGTATGCTGTTCTTTTGAGCAATGCCTTGAACGACAGTATATTGAATGTTGGCTCTGTTGGTTTTCTATGGCTCTCCTACAcctactaataaattatttgctATGTGGTGATTTCTACCAAAAACGTGATCGGTCTGGTTAATCTAGATGGAgtattatttt
This genomic stretch from Girardinichthys multiradiatus isolate DD_20200921_A chromosome 22, DD_fGirMul_XY1, whole genome shotgun sequence harbors:
- the mapk8a gene encoding mitogen-activated protein kinase 8 — translated: MIITLRALFEQGRTFLDAQKAAIEDFAMNKNKRDREFYSVDVGDSTFTVLKRYQNLRPIGSGAQGIVCSAYDQILERNVAIKKLSRPFQNQTHAKRAYRELVLMKCVNHKNIIGLLNVFTPQKSLEDFQDVYLVMELMDANLCQVIQMELDHERLSYLLYQMLCGIKHLHGAGIIHRDLKPSNIVVKSDCTLKILDFGLARTAATGLLMTPYVVTRYYRAPEVILGMGYQANVDVWSVGCIVAEMIRGSVLFPGTDHIDQWNKVIEQLGTPSQDFLMKLNHSVRTYVENRPRYAGYTFEKLFPDVLFPADSDHNKLKASQARDLLSKMLVIDASKRISVDEALQHPYINVWYDPAEVEAPPPKIPDRTLDEREHTVEEWKELIYKEVIEWEERTKNGVIRGQPTALGAAVIDSAPQPTSSSSSSSSSANDVSSMSTEPTDPSSDPAVGSETDSSLDSHTSLSALACCR